TGACCCAGGCATTGAAATCGCCGTCAGACAGGGACAAGGCCTCGAAAGTCATTCCGGAGAAGCCGGCACCACTGTAGTTGGTGGAGCGGCCCATCCAGTTCCCTGTGTCGTCAGCAATCAGGTTCAGACTGCTGTCCATGCCGGCCATGGCATAGATCTGGGTGCCCAGTTCCGGAACCCAGAAAGAGTTCATGACGGAGCCGGAGCTGATGCGGAAGTGAATCGGGGTATCCACCGGGAAGGCCAGTTCGTTAACCGTGGCGATCTTCTGGTCCGGGTAGATGAACAGCCATTTCCAGTCGAGAGAGACCGCCTGGATTTCGATGGCTTCCTTGTTGTTGTCCGCTTCGATGGGCTTCATCGGGTTGAGGCTGTGAGAGGTGATCCAGGTGAGGATCGCCAGCACAACGATGATCACGCAGGGGATCAGCCAGACCACGATCTCAATGGCGTTGGAGTGGGCCCAGTTCGGCTTGTAGGTGGCG
This DNA window, taken from Marinobacter bohaiensis, encodes the following:
- the cyoA gene encoding ubiquinol oxidase subunit II; protein product: MREKSLLRVLGAVLLAALPLLLSGCSSALMDPKGQVGEEQRVLIITAFALMLIVVIPVIVMTLLFAYRYREGNKDATYKPNWAHSNAIEIVVWLIPCVIIVVLAILTWITSHSLNPMKPIEADNNKEAIEIQAVSLDWKWLFIYPDQKIATVNELAFPVDTPIHFRISSGSVMNSFWVPELGTQIYAMAGMDSSLNLIADDTGNWMGRSTNYSGAGFSGMTFEALSLSDGDFNAWVKEVQDSSRTLSFEDEYQELAKPSESEPVHHYSNVSPDLYNKILDSFRGGMEHHGHGGPAGHGHGEHSEQEHGERMSAEAAE